One genomic region from Burkholderia latens encodes:
- a CDS encoding phage tail fiber protein, with product MSGTITSANSVIMLSAGTIFPVAQQIQGYAAEDIFDTDDVEMAEVQMGLDKKQSYGWIPFNVKWRLTLMANSDSILMFDSVIVAERVMMDKFRWDGTVALKSIGKKFTMTNGVLTRGKPIPDAKKVLQPQTFEITWESVLPAPM from the coding sequence ATGTCAGGAACGATTACCAGCGCCAACAGCGTGATCATGCTCTCGGCGGGCACCATTTTCCCGGTCGCGCAACAGATTCAGGGCTATGCCGCCGAGGACATCTTCGACACCGACGACGTCGAAATGGCCGAGGTTCAAATGGGCCTCGACAAGAAACAGTCGTATGGTTGGATTCCGTTTAACGTGAAGTGGCGTCTCACGCTGATGGCGAATTCCGACTCGATCTTGATGTTCGACTCGGTGATTGTGGCGGAGCGCGTGATGATGGACAAATTCCGATGGGACGGCACCGTCGCGCTTAAGAGCATCGGCAAGAAGTTCACGATGACGAACGGCGTGCTGACGCGCGGCAAGCCCATCCCGGATGCGAAAAAAGTCCTGCAGCCGCAGACCTTCGAAATCACCTGGGAGTCGGTGCTGCCGGCACCGATGTGA
- a CDS encoding transcription elongation factor GreA: MPRSIGAVVSRRLATLHELQTVYGQDDLHDLLEIIVVDSHNERVATEERRN; encoded by the coding sequence GTGCCGCGCTCGATCGGCGCGGTCGTTTCCCGACGGCTCGCCACGCTGCACGAACTGCAGACGGTGTACGGACAGGATGACCTGCATGACCTGCTCGAAATAATCGTCGTCGACAGTCATAACGAACGCGTCGCGACGGAGGAAAGGAGAAACTGA
- a CDS encoding phage minor head protein, with protein MPARAPKVKGEMRATRPSAAVRIQYQRALERLVDEMHRSTLYWLRATYRGRESEIAADASPAADLAAQLARRAAQWRKMFAARAPDLSRWFIAQVDRHATNATKQAAVALTGMSVSVKDTLVSNTVMQASIQQNVSLIKSIQSEYATEVEGIVMRSVTAGRDLKYLTDQLQERYGVTRRRATFIATDQNNKATAQMARARQLSMGVTKARWLHVGGGKNPRHSHVEANGKVFDLSKGLKIDGEYIFPGELPNCGCVGAPLIPGVDDEAE; from the coding sequence ATGCCCGCGCGTGCGCCGAAGGTGAAGGGCGAGATGCGCGCGACGCGGCCGAGCGCTGCCGTGCGCATCCAATACCAGCGCGCGCTCGAGCGCCTGGTCGACGAGATGCACCGCTCGACGCTGTACTGGCTGCGGGCCACGTACCGCGGCCGCGAGTCGGAGATCGCGGCGGACGCATCGCCGGCCGCCGATCTCGCCGCGCAGCTCGCGCGCCGCGCCGCGCAGTGGCGCAAGATGTTCGCGGCCCGCGCGCCGGATCTCTCGCGCTGGTTCATCGCGCAGGTCGACCGGCACGCGACGAACGCCACGAAGCAGGCCGCCGTCGCGCTGACCGGCATGTCGGTCTCGGTGAAGGACACGCTCGTGTCGAACACCGTCATGCAGGCGTCGATCCAGCAGAACGTCTCCCTCATCAAGTCGATCCAGTCCGAGTACGCGACCGAGGTCGAAGGCATCGTGATGCGCAGCGTAACGGCCGGCCGCGACCTGAAATACCTGACCGACCAGTTGCAGGAGCGCTACGGCGTCACGCGGCGGCGCGCGACGTTCATCGCTACCGACCAGAACAACAAGGCGACCGCGCAGATGGCCCGCGCGCGGCAGCTCTCCATGGGCGTGACGAAGGCGCGCTGGCTGCATGTCGGCGGCGGCAAGAATCCGCGCCACTCGCACGTCGAAGCGAATGGAAAGGTTTTCGATTTGTCGAAGGGTCTTAAAATCGACGGTGAATACATTTTTCCCGGCGAATTGCCCAATTGCGGTTGTGTGGGCGCGCCGTTAATTCCGGGTGTGGACGATGAAGCCGAATAA
- a CDS encoding PBSX family phage terminase large subunit, which translates to MSRRRISHAAITRVESYFSGVATEERPAVFGIVDMDRNVIKRLTVDGEETDAEPTVLIAEKLAPLLKKKRRKIVIGGRGSMKTRTVVSILAARAQARREHNLCLREIQNSIEESSYQEIAEEIDRRDLGDSFRRLKKSISVPANGSRFSFRGLFRNQRALKGFTGVTVAWIDEGENVSRESLDILFPTIRAAGSEIWITFNPNRETDPVWADEVAPYVDQMVDGYYEDDERIIIRCNWSDNPWFPEELELERQKMLRTDLDRYNWIWEGKFNRRSDELIFAGKWRVEDFETPANARFFFGADWGFAQDPTTLNRCWVRGNDLMIDYEAHGKQTDLDEIWKLFAGKEGMRPEQMKQWMLGDEKKYPGIPGARKWKIKADCARPETISHVAKQGFNIDAAKKWGGSVEDGIAFLRGFDRIIIHSRCVKTIEEFGNYSYKVDKTTGDVLPIIVDKWNHHIDGIRYSMDGYIRGRGNGLNISHEALAALSAA; encoded by the coding sequence ATGAGCCGCCGCCGCATCTCCCACGCCGCGATCACCCGCGTCGAGTCCTACTTCTCCGGCGTCGCCACCGAGGAGCGGCCGGCCGTGTTCGGCATCGTCGACATGGACCGGAACGTCATCAAGCGCCTGACGGTCGACGGCGAGGAGACGGACGCCGAGCCGACCGTGCTGATCGCGGAGAAGCTTGCGCCGCTGCTGAAGAAGAAGCGGCGCAAGATCGTGATCGGCGGTCGTGGGTCGATGAAGACGCGAACCGTCGTGTCGATCCTCGCGGCCCGAGCGCAGGCCCGCCGCGAGCATAACCTCTGCCTGCGCGAGATCCAGAACTCGATCGAGGAGTCGAGCTATCAGGAAATCGCCGAGGAGATCGACCGGCGCGATCTGGGCGATTCGTTCCGCCGGCTCAAGAAATCGATCAGCGTGCCGGCGAACGGCAGCCGGTTCTCGTTCCGCGGCCTGTTTCGCAACCAGCGAGCGCTGAAGGGCTTCACCGGCGTGACCGTTGCCTGGATAGATGAGGGTGAGAACGTGTCGCGCGAATCGCTCGACATCCTGTTCCCGACCATCCGCGCGGCCGGCTCCGAGATCTGGATCACCTTCAACCCGAACCGCGAGACGGACCCGGTGTGGGCCGACGAAGTCGCGCCGTACGTCGATCAGATGGTCGACGGCTACTACGAGGACGACGAGCGGATCATCATCCGCTGCAACTGGTCGGACAACCCGTGGTTCCCGGAGGAACTGGAGCTCGAGCGGCAGAAGATGCTGCGCACCGATCTCGACCGCTACAACTGGATCTGGGAAGGCAAGTTCAACCGCCGGTCCGACGAGCTGATCTTCGCCGGGAAGTGGCGCGTCGAGGATTTCGAGACGCCAGCGAACGCGCGCTTCTTCTTCGGCGCCGACTGGGGCTTCGCGCAAGACCCGACGACGCTCAACCGCTGCTGGGTACGCGGCAACGACCTGATGATCGACTACGAGGCGCACGGCAAGCAGACCGACCTCGACGAGATCTGGAAGCTGTTCGCCGGCAAGGAGGGCATGCGGCCCGAGCAGATGAAGCAGTGGATGCTAGGCGACGAGAAGAAATACCCCGGAATCCCGGGCGCACGGAAATGGAAAATCAAAGCCGATTGCGCGCGGCCTGAAACCATTTCGCACGTCGCGAAGCAAGGTTTCAATATCGACGCCGCGAAAAAATGGGGTGGATCAGTAGAGGATGGAATAGCGTTTTTACGTGGTTTTGACCGAATTATTATTCATTCACGGTGCGTAAAGACGATCGAGGAATTCGGCAACTATTCGTACAAGGTGGACAAAACCACGGGGGACGTGTTGCCTATAATCGTCGACAAGTGGAATCACCACATCGACGGTATTCGGTATTCGATGGACGGCTATATCCGTGGTCGCGGTAATGGTCTGAATATCAGCCATGAAGCGCTCGCTGCACTTTCAGCCGCTTAA
- a CDS encoding DUF1073 domain-containing protein — translation MLEKLQSLIPRALLAPTAPAAARPAAAFDSRAEPHWPVVEGPRRGMRINPALLEQLAAQDAARGGDVDWAAKFKPPVVAPGTVPREGGGAPEVAMDSVCDNLAATLGACGGFNQLSGVDFIGYAALSLLSQHPLIRAMVETLADEMTRKWIEFGGQGSEESDTKRVQALQAATEKFHLKKAFNRSAKKTGYFGGCMLYVDMGDDTRSNAGLREIQTELTLDRAKITKGSFKGFRLIEPINAYPAPYNADNPLAADYYQPNAWLVQGRKVHASRLLHFSQNEPPVLLKPAYNFFGIPLAQMALDYVDRFDTVRIAVAKLVKRFSTSILKTDMSQVLNGGGYDDAASLKSRALLWQLFGDNQGLLALDKEMEDFVQVNTPLTGLSDIVSQQLELLAAISRTPAVKLLGIAPKGFNSTGEYDEANWYDHVASQQSIMFADNLDRAIKIIQLSEFGQIDEDLTHKFVPLHEQSEAEKAANRKQNADTFAIYFDRGVIGNEEERIRLAADPDSGYDSIDVNKMPEAPDLGEGMDDEEERDTDSAGVVA, via the coding sequence ATGCTCGAGAAACTGCAATCCCTCATCCCGCGCGCGCTGCTGGCGCCGACCGCTCCGGCGGCCGCGCGCCCGGCGGCTGCGTTCGACTCGCGCGCCGAGCCGCACTGGCCCGTCGTCGAAGGCCCGCGCCGCGGCATGCGCATCAATCCGGCGCTGCTCGAGCAGCTCGCGGCGCAGGACGCGGCGCGCGGCGGCGACGTCGACTGGGCGGCGAAGTTCAAGCCGCCGGTCGTCGCGCCCGGCACGGTGCCGAGGGAAGGCGGCGGCGCGCCGGAAGTCGCGATGGACTCGGTGTGCGACAACCTCGCCGCGACGCTCGGCGCATGCGGCGGGTTCAACCAGCTCAGCGGCGTCGACTTCATCGGCTACGCCGCGCTGTCGCTGCTGTCGCAGCACCCGCTGATTCGCGCGATGGTCGAGACGCTCGCCGACGAGATGACGCGGAAGTGGATCGAGTTCGGCGGCCAGGGCAGCGAGGAATCGGACACGAAGCGCGTGCAGGCACTGCAGGCCGCGACCGAGAAGTTCCACCTGAAGAAGGCATTCAACCGCTCGGCGAAGAAGACCGGGTACTTCGGCGGGTGCATGCTGTACGTCGACATGGGCGACGACACGCGGTCCAATGCAGGGCTGCGTGAGATCCAGACCGAGCTTACGCTCGACCGCGCCAAAATCACGAAGGGCTCGTTCAAGGGTTTCCGCCTGATCGAGCCGATCAACGCCTACCCGGCGCCCTACAACGCGGACAACCCGCTCGCGGCCGACTACTACCAGCCCAACGCATGGCTCGTGCAGGGGCGCAAGGTGCACGCGTCGCGCCTGCTGCACTTTTCGCAGAACGAGCCGCCGGTGCTCCTCAAGCCGGCCTACAACTTCTTCGGCATCCCGCTCGCGCAGATGGCGCTCGACTACGTCGACCGGTTCGACACCGTGCGCATCGCCGTCGCAAAGCTCGTGAAGCGGTTCAGCACGTCGATCCTGAAGACGGACATGAGCCAGGTCCTGAACGGCGGCGGCTACGATGACGCGGCGAGCCTGAAGTCGCGCGCGCTGCTCTGGCAGCTGTTCGGCGACAACCAAGGACTGCTGGCGCTCGACAAGGAGATGGAGGACTTCGTCCAGGTCAACACGCCGCTGACGGGCCTCTCCGACATCGTGTCGCAGCAGCTCGAGCTGCTCGCGGCGATAAGCCGCACGCCCGCCGTGAAGCTGCTCGGCATCGCGCCGAAGGGATTCAACTCGACGGGCGAGTACGACGAGGCGAACTGGTACGACCATGTCGCCAGCCAGCAGTCGATCATGTTTGCCGACAACCTCGACCGCGCGATCAAGATCATCCAGCTTTCCGAGTTCGGCCAGATCGACGAAGACCTCACGCACAAGTTCGTGCCGCTGCATGAGCAGTCTGAGGCCGAGAAGGCCGCGAACCGCAAGCAGAACGCCGACACGTTCGCGATCTACTTCGACCGCGGCGTCATCGGAAACGAGGAGGAGCGCATCCGGCTCGCGGCCGATCCCGACAGCGGCTACGACTCGATCGACGTCAACAAGATGCCGGAGGCACCGGACCTTGGCGAAGGCATGGACGACGAAGAGGAGCGCGATACCGATAGCGCCGGCGTGGTGGCCTGA
- a CDS encoding DUF3383 domain-containing protein has translation MSIPASLIASVTPSVISAGGSALDLIGVMLTTNTRVPIGTVPSFPTKDAVSAYFGATSLEYQLAAVYFGGFDNSDVKPGALRFSQYPTAAVSAYLRGGSLAAMTLAQLQALSGSLTVVVDGFTRTAASINLSSASSFSAAAAAIQTALNATPPTPAVVTGSIAGTTLTVSAVTSGTLAIGQVLSGTGVTAGTKITGFLTGSGGTGTYTVDQSQTVASTSITAAAAAVAVTFDSTSSAFVITSGITGVPSTVAYATGTLAAGIDLTQATGAVLSQGAAAATPGAAMDAITKVTQNWVSFMTTFDPDNGVGNTQKMAFATWTSQQNNRYLYAAWDTDQSPTTTVPATSSLGYLVQQGNMSGVAPIYQDVKQAAFLMGAIASIDFTATEGRATMKFRSQSGLAATVTDGTVYKNLVANGYNCYGAFATANDQFTFFADGTIGGQYDWIDSYINQIWLTNQFQLSIMEGLTQAKSVPYNAVGDATIESWLMDDINQGVNFGAIREGVQLGSAQVQEVNTAAGLKIDSVLSSRGWYLQALASQATAQTRAARQSPPCKFWYMDGGSVQQLNLASVMVQ, from the coding sequence ATGTCGATCCCGGCATCCCTGATCGCATCCGTAACGCCGAGCGTCATCAGCGCGGGCGGGTCCGCCCTCGATCTGATCGGCGTTATGCTGACGACGAATACCCGAGTGCCGATCGGCACGGTTCCATCTTTCCCGACGAAAGACGCGGTGTCCGCTTATTTCGGCGCGACATCGCTTGAATACCAATTGGCTGCCGTTTATTTCGGCGGATTCGATAATTCGGACGTGAAGCCGGGTGCACTCCGATTCTCGCAATATCCGACGGCGGCAGTCAGCGCATATTTACGCGGTGGATCGCTCGCCGCAATGACGCTTGCGCAGCTGCAGGCGCTTTCGGGTTCGCTCACGGTGGTGGTCGACGGCTTCACGCGCACCGCGGCGTCGATCAACCTGTCGAGCGCCTCCAGCTTCTCGGCGGCCGCCGCAGCGATCCAGACCGCGCTGAACGCGACGCCGCCGACGCCGGCCGTCGTCACGGGCAGCATCGCGGGTACCACGCTGACGGTATCCGCTGTCACGTCCGGCACGCTAGCGATCGGCCAGGTGCTGAGCGGCACGGGCGTGACCGCCGGCACGAAGATCACGGGCTTCTTGACCGGCTCGGGCGGCACGGGAACCTATACGGTCGACCAATCGCAGACCGTCGCGAGCACGTCGATCACCGCAGCGGCCGCAGCTGTCGCCGTGACTTTCGACAGCACGTCGAGCGCGTTCGTCATCACGTCGGGCATCACCGGCGTGCCGTCGACGGTCGCATACGCGACGGGCACGCTCGCAGCTGGCATCGACCTGACGCAGGCAACTGGCGCAGTGCTGTCGCAGGGTGCAGCCGCTGCGACGCCGGGCGCCGCGATGGACGCGATCACGAAGGTCACGCAGAACTGGGTGTCGTTCATGACGACGTTCGACCCGGACAACGGCGTCGGCAACACGCAGAAGATGGCGTTCGCGACGTGGACGTCGCAGCAGAACAACCGCTACCTGTATGCGGCGTGGGACACGGACCAGAGCCCGACGACGACCGTTCCGGCAACGTCGTCGCTCGGTTACCTCGTCCAGCAAGGCAACATGAGCGGCGTCGCGCCGATCTACCAGGACGTGAAACAGGCAGCGTTCCTGATGGGCGCGATCGCGTCGATCGACTTCACGGCGACCGAAGGCCGCGCGACGATGAAGTTCCGCTCGCAGTCGGGCCTTGCCGCGACCGTCACCGATGGCACGGTCTACAAGAACCTCGTGGCAAACGGCTACAACTGCTACGGAGCATTCGCGACGGCAAATGACCAGTTCACGTTCTTCGCGGACGGCACGATCGGCGGTCAGTACGACTGGATCGACTCGTACATCAACCAGATCTGGCTGACCAACCAGTTCCAGCTGTCGATCATGGAAGGGCTGACGCAGGCGAAGTCGGTCCCGTACAACGCGGTCGGCGACGCGACGATCGAGTCCTGGCTGATGGACGACATCAACCAGGGTGTGAACTTCGGCGCGATTCGCGAGGGCGTCCAGCTCGGCAGCGCGCAAGTGCAGGAGGTGAACACGGCCGCCGGCCTGAAGATCGACAGCGTGCTGTCGTCGCGCGGCTGGTACCTGCAAGCACTCGCATCGCAGGCAACCGCGCAGACGCGCGCCGCTCGCCAATCGCCGCCGTGCAAGTTCTGGTACATGGACGGCGGCAGCGTCCAACAACTCAACCTCGCCTCGGTGATGGTCCAGTAA
- a CDS encoding LIC_12616 family protein: MPVTISITESQVFTALRTFLLGILPAGVEVVKAQDNGVGEPVGPDFVVVNSIASPRLATNVDSYTDTGTNPGTRNSMQAIEARLQLDVHGPNSGDNAAIISTLFRDEYACIQFATVNPDIQPLYCEIPRQMPFINAQNNCEQRWIIELAIEYNPITQTPQDFADEVIPEIVSVDAAYPPGA, from the coding sequence ATGCCCGTGACCATCTCCATCACCGAATCGCAGGTTTTCACCGCGCTGCGCACGTTTCTGCTCGGCATCCTGCCGGCGGGCGTCGAGGTCGTGAAGGCGCAGGACAACGGCGTGGGCGAGCCCGTAGGCCCGGATTTCGTGGTCGTGAACTCGATCGCGTCGCCGCGCCTCGCGACGAACGTCGACAGCTACACCGACACCGGAACGAACCCAGGCACGCGCAACTCGATGCAAGCGATCGAGGCGCGCCTACAGCTTGACGTGCACGGCCCGAACTCTGGCGACAACGCCGCGATCATTTCGACGCTGTTTCGCGACGAATATGCGTGCATTCAATTCGCGACCGTTAATCCGGATATTCAGCCGTTATATTGCGAAATTCCACGACAAATGCCGTTTATTAACGCTCAGAATAACTGTGAGCAGCGTTGGATAATTGAACTTGCTATCGAATACAATCCAATCACGCAAACGCCGCAGGATTTTGCAGACGAAGTTATTCCCGAAATCGTCAGCGTGGATGCGGCATATCCTCCCGGAGCTTAA
- a CDS encoding major capsid family protein, translated as MKLNQLSAYGIHLAPGAELLNDASKAKLVAAMDAAGPLVTQPNNGIPQMLTNYFDPRVIEVLVAPMNAELLYPPVQKGDWTTTTATFMTVESTGETATYGDYSGNGMSSHNVNFPARQNYGFQTNTQWGDKQMAVAAKARVDYAARQQLASALILRKKENAIFLFGVAGLQNYGLTNDPALSAPVAPTTGAGGTTWDVKTSDEIYADFVLLWKNLIAAGNGLINTKSRVKVGIPNVSEQNLTKQNSYGQVLRDRLKLAYPNMEIETIPEFATASGNLVQMIAQDVEGQPTGELAYAERMRAHGVVRRDSSYSEKKSGHAFGAVLYYPNFIQQMLGV; from the coding sequence ATGAAGCTGAACCAACTTTCCGCATACGGCATCCACCTCGCGCCCGGTGCCGAGCTGCTGAACGATGCCTCGAAAGCGAAGCTCGTCGCCGCAATGGACGCGGCCGGCCCGCTGGTCACGCAGCCGAACAACGGCATCCCGCAGATGCTGACGAACTACTTCGATCCGCGCGTGATCGAGGTGCTCGTCGCGCCGATGAATGCCGAGCTGCTTTATCCGCCCGTGCAAAAGGGCGACTGGACGACGACGACGGCGACGTTCATGACCGTCGAATCGACCGGTGAAACCGCGACGTACGGCGACTACAGCGGCAACGGCATGTCGAGCCACAACGTGAACTTCCCCGCTCGCCAGAACTACGGCTTCCAGACGAACACGCAGTGGGGCGACAAGCAGATGGCCGTCGCGGCGAAGGCGCGCGTCGACTATGCTGCGCGCCAGCAGCTCGCATCGGCGCTGATCCTGCGCAAGAAGGAAAACGCGATCTTCCTGTTCGGCGTCGCCGGCCTGCAGAACTACGGCCTGACGAACGACCCGGCGCTCAGCGCACCTGTCGCGCCGACCACGGGCGCCGGCGGCACCACGTGGGACGTGAAGACGTCGGACGAGATCTATGCCGACTTCGTGCTGCTCTGGAAGAACCTGATCGCGGCCGGCAATGGTCTGATCAACACGAAATCGCGCGTGAAAGTCGGCATCCCGAACGTGTCCGAGCAGAACCTGACGAAACAGAACTCGTACGGCCAGGTGTTGCGCGACCGGCTGAAGCTCGCCTACCCGAACATGGAGATCGAGACGATCCCCGAGTTCGCGACGGCGAGCGGCAACCTCGTGCAGATGATCGCGCAGGACGTCGAAGGCCAGCCGACCGGCGAACTCGCGTATGCCGAGCGCATGCGCGCGCACGGCGTCGTCCGTCGCGATTCGTCGTACTCGGAAAAGAAGTCCGGGCACGCGTTCGGCGCGGTGCTGTACTACCCGAACTTCATCCAACAAATGCTGGGGGTCTGA
- a CDS encoding structural cement protein Gp24 — translation MGFPNAVRLQPEVGVPGTRASMNPISVVSRVAQTAVTVGRFVWPGTDTDNQVQNTGTGKPLGLAITDQVGVIPNYLQEYSMSVPAGMAVEVAEQGEWFASSANAATLGQKVFATLADGTLQFGAAGATVTGAIETQYVVTRGGAANAVIKISTWSQLA, via the coding sequence ATGGGCTTCCCGAACGCAGTACGTCTTCAGCCCGAGGTCGGCGTGCCCGGCACGCGCGCCTCGATGAACCCGATCTCGGTAGTATCGCGCGTCGCGCAGACGGCCGTCACCGTCGGCCGCTTCGTGTGGCCGGGCACGGACACCGACAACCAGGTGCAGAACACCGGCACCGGCAAGCCGCTGGGCCTCGCGATCACCGACCAGGTCGGCGTGATCCCGAACTACCTGCAGGAATACAGCATGTCGGTTCCGGCCGGCATGGCCGTGGAAGTCGCCGAACAGGGTGAATGGTTCGCGAGCTCGGCGAACGCGGCGACGCTCGGCCAGAAGGTGTTCGCGACGCTCGCCGACGGCACGCTTCAGTTCGGCGCGGCCGGCGCGACCGTCACGGGCGCCATCGAAACGCAGTACGTCGTGACGCGCGGCGGCGCGGCGAACGCGGTGATCAAGATCTCGACGTGGAGCCAACTCGCATGA
- a CDS encoding DUF4054 domain-containing protein, whose protein sequence is MSTPTGVVAFDPAAFKAAFPAFAGVSDGLLNGYFAMACIFLNNSPASVVQDLTVRAQLLNFITAHLAFLLDRASSGDGSSAAVVGQMVSAGEGTVNASFAQVQSKNAEFWAQSEYGLIFWQMVLPFRTFHYFPAPCCVRR, encoded by the coding sequence ATGAGCACGCCGACGGGAGTCGTCGCTTTCGACCCGGCCGCCTTCAAGGCGGCTTTTCCCGCTTTTGCGGGCGTGAGCGACGGCCTCCTCAACGGCTATTTCGCGATGGCCTGCATCTTCCTGAACAACTCGCCTGCGTCGGTCGTGCAGGATCTGACCGTCCGAGCGCAGCTGCTCAACTTCATCACCGCGCACCTCGCTTTCCTGCTCGACCGCGCGAGCTCGGGTGACGGCTCGAGCGCGGCCGTCGTCGGCCAGATGGTTTCGGCCGGCGAGGGCACCGTGAACGCATCATTCGCGCAGGTGCAATCGAAGAACGCCGAGTTCTGGGCGCAGAGCGAGTACGGCCTCATCTTCTGGCAGATGGTGCTGCCGTTCCGCACCTTCCACTACTTCCCTGCGCCTTGCTGTGTGCGCCGTTAA
- a CDS encoding RusA family crossover junction endodeoxyribonuclease: MLTVKLPYPISANRYWHPVRIGPRITIVPTKEAKAYKAEVALLCRSAGMKPITGRVHVHIDLYPARPQDWQKRMRQHGAAWDDTVRCLDVDNARKVVYDALNGVAFEDDGRIWSDSATRREPDGEARVIVTITPIVVAQPQTGLALDLPVADPLEV; this comes from the coding sequence ATGCTGACCGTCAAGCTCCCGTACCCGATCAGTGCGAACCGCTACTGGCATCCCGTGCGCATCGGCCCGCGCATCACAATCGTGCCGACGAAAGAGGCGAAGGCGTACAAGGCCGAGGTCGCGCTGCTCTGCCGCTCGGCCGGCATGAAGCCTATCACCGGCCGCGTGCATGTTCACATCGACCTGTATCCGGCGCGGCCGCAGGACTGGCAGAAGCGCATGCGCCAGCACGGCGCCGCGTGGGATGACACCGTGCGCTGCCTCGACGTCGACAACGCGCGGAAGGTGGTCTACGACGCGCTGAACGGCGTCGCGTTCGAGGACGACGGCCGCATCTGGTCGGACAGTGCCACGCGCCGCGAGCCGGATGGCGAGGCGCGCGTCATCGTGACGATCACACCGATCGTCGTCGCGCAACCGCAGACCGGCCTCGCGCTCGACCTGCCGGTCGCCGATCCGCTGGAGGTGTGA
- a CDS encoding DUF2213 domain-containing protein codes for MKPNKGEIIVAFDKATVRNYDKDGRLFIERSHISKAGVNPYWGREIPGWEELGLDPDRVYNVFRPPEELEKAAPTFNMLPILLVHKHVTAEDPKNELIIGSTGSNAIFEGEFLDNGLAFWDGEYIEKIESDEQRELSSSYRYKPVIKSGTYNGAQYDIVMTEIMGNHVALVVEGRAGPEVTVADSQIQPPEKVRTVKLNPKQKAAWKARLPKLKVAMDEGLDTAGVEEALEEALEEVQALGEPAAAVDDGNAEIADLLKQLLAKFEGKPAGAADEDDEAKKAAADEAARAEEAKKAEQAKNASAMDAKIKAAADGARQSIEGRFRAAQKVEPITGRIDAMAFDSAEAIYAHALTVGGMDPTKHEQVAYAGIVDVLIDARSKAPVHVAQDAAGDAELLKQFPALAKINHA; via the coding sequence ATGAAGCCGAATAAAGGCGAGATTATCGTTGCTTTTGACAAGGCAACGGTGCGGAATTATGACAAGGACGGTCGTCTCTTCATCGAGCGATCGCATATCTCGAAGGCGGGCGTGAATCCATACTGGGGTCGAGAGATTCCCGGATGGGAAGAACTCGGCCTTGATCCGGACCGCGTGTACAACGTCTTTCGCCCGCCGGAGGAGCTGGAGAAGGCTGCGCCGACGTTCAACATGCTGCCGATCCTGCTCGTCCACAAGCACGTCACCGCAGAAGACCCAAAAAACGAGTTAATTATCGGTTCGACCGGTTCAAATGCGATTTTTGAGGGTGAATTTCTCGATAACGGGCTCGCTTTTTGGGACGGCGAGTATATCGAGAAAATCGAAAGCGACGAGCAGCGCGAATTGTCGAGTTCCTATCGGTATAAGCCCGTCATTAAAAGTGGAACCTATAATGGCGCGCAATACGACATCGTGATGACGGAGATTATGGGTAATCACGTCGCACTGGTCGTCGAGGGGCGCGCCGGTCCCGAAGTGACGGTGGCGGATTCCCAAATTCAACCTCCTGAAAAGGTACGAACCGTGAAACTGAATCCGAAGCAGAAGGCGGCGTGGAAGGCGCGGCTCCCGAAGCTGAAAGTCGCAATGGACGAGGGCCTCGACACCGCAGGCGTCGAGGAAGCGCTCGAAGAGGCCCTTGAGGAAGTGCAGGCTCTCGGCGAGCCGGCGGCGGCGGTCGACGACGGCAACGCCGAGATCGCGGACCTCTTGAAGCAGCTGCTCGCGAAGTTCGAAGGCAAGCCGGCTGGCGCGGCCGACGAGGACGACGAGGCGAAGAAGGCGGCGGCCGACGAGGCCGCGCGCGCGGAGGAAGCGAAGAAGGCCGAGCAGGCGAAGAACGCCTCGGCCATGGACGCCAAGATCAAGGCCGCCGCCGACGGCGCGCGCCAGTCGATCGAGGGTCGCTTCCGTGCCGCGCAGAAGGTCGAGCCGATCACCGGCCGCATCGACGCGATGGCGTTCGACTCGGCCGAAGCGATCTACGCGCATGCGCTGACGGTCGGCGGCATGGACCCGACGAAGCACGAGCAGGTCGCCTACGCTGGCATCGTCGACGTGCTGATCGATGCGCGCTCGAAGGCGCCGGTGCATGTCGCACAGGACGCCGCCGGCGATGCCGAGCTGCTCAAGCAGTTCCCGGCGCTCGCCAAAATCAACCACGCGTAA